From the genome of Thiomicrorhabdus indica:
ACTTTGCAAGACGCGCAAGATGCGGTTTCAGATGATATTGAAGCAATGTTAAAGGATGCCCAATCGGAAGCAGCCAAACATAAGGATTTGGCGTTACGTCTTCAAGCTGATATGGAAAACCTTCGTCGTCGTACACGTTTGGATTTAGAAGAGGCCCACAAGTTTGCACTGAAGAAATTTGTTGATGCACTGATTCCGGCAATGGATTCAATGGAAATGGGAATGGAAGCAGCCTCGAAAGAAGAAGCTACTAAAGAAAATATTCGTGAAGGTGTTGAAATGACATTTAAGCAAATGCTGGATGTCTTAGGTGAATTCAGTGTCGAGCGCTTAGATCCAAAAGGTGAAAAGTTCAATCCACAAGAGCATGAGGCGATGACGATGATTCCATCGCCAGAGCACGAATCGCAAACGGTAGTTGATGTTATTCAAAAGGGCTACAAGCTTAATGAACGTTTGGTGCGTCCTGCTCGTGTCATTGTTGCGCAATAATTTGAAAAAAAAGCATCCTGAGGGTTGAAAATTTATTCCTCACCCCTACATATGAATTAACAAATTATTAACCGTATTTAAATTTAAGAAATTAACTGCCTAAGGGCAGAAAAGAATGGGAGAAATTTCATGGGAAAAATTATCGGTATTGACTTGGGGACAACGAACTCTTGTGTTTCAGTCATGGAAGGTAAAGAGGTAAAAGTTATTCCAAACGCTGAAGGTGCGCGTACTACGCCATCGATTGTTGCTTACACGGATGACGAAATTTTGGTAGGTGATTCTGCAAAACGTCAGGCGGTGACAAATCCAGAGAACACGTTGTTTGCAATCAAACGTTTGATTGGTCGTCGTGCTGACGACAAGGTGGTTGCAAAAGATAAGGATATGGTTCCTTACGAAATCATTGCGGCCGATAACGGTGACGCTTGGGTTTCTGTGAAAGATAAAAAACTTTCACCACAAGAAGTTTCTGCGCGTACGCTAATGAAAATGAAAAAAACCGCTGAAGATTATCTAGGTCATGAAGTGACTGAGGCGGTAATCACGGTTCCTGCTTACTTTAACGATGCACAGCGTCAAGCAACCAAAGATGCCGGTAAAATCGCTGGTCTTGAAGTTAAGCGTATTATCAATGAGCCAACTGCCGCTGCACTTGCATATGGTATGGATAAAGTCAAAGATGATAGCAAAATTGCAGTTTACGATTTAGGTGGTGGTACTTTTGATATCTCTATTATTGAAGTAGCTGACTTAGACGGTGAAAAACAAGTAGAAGTACTGTCGACTAACGGTGATACATTCCTTGGTGGTGAAGATTTCGATAATGTGATTGTTGAGTACATCGCTGATGAGTTCAAAAAAGACCAAAACGTTGATCTAAAACTAGACAAACTAGCGTTGCAACGTGTGCGTGAAGCGGCTGAAAAAGCGAAAATCGAATTGTCTTCACGTGAGCAAACGGACATCAATTTGCCATACGTAACTGCGGATGCGACAGGTCCTAAGCACTTGAATATGAAAATTACGCGTGCCAAGTTTGAATCGCTAATTGACGATCTAGTTGCACGTTCAATCGAGCCTTGCCGTATTGCACTGAAAGATGCAGGTCTTTCTGCATCTGAAATTGATGACGTTATCCTAGTGGGTGGTTCAACACGTGTACCAATGGTTCAAGCGAAAGTAAAAGAGTTCTTCGGTAAAGAGCCTCGTAAAGACGTAAACCCTGATGAAGCGGTAGCAATGGGTGCAGCGATTCAAGGTGGTGTTCTTTCTGGTGATGTCAATGACGTTCTTCTTCTAGACGTTACGCCTCTATCTCTGGGTATTGAGACAATGGGTGGAGTGATGACCAAGCTGATTGAGAAAAATACCACGATTCCGACTCGTAAGTCGCAAGTGTTCTCTACAGCGGAAGACAATCAGTCTGCGGTAACGATCCACGTGCTTCAGGGTGAACGTGAAATTTCCACTGGCAACAAGTCTCTAGGACAATTCAACCTAGATGAAATTCCTGCGGCACCACGTGGTGTTCCACAAATCG
Proteins encoded in this window:
- the grpE gene encoding nucleotide exchange factor GrpE: MAEKQNNETIQNEELNEATQQNEASQNEETLQDAQDAVSDDIEAMLKDAQSEAAKHKDLALRLQADMENLRRRTRLDLEEAHKFALKKFVDALIPAMDSMEMGMEAASKEEATKENIREGVEMTFKQMLDVLGEFSVERLDPKGEKFNPQEHEAMTMIPSPEHESQTVVDVIQKGYKLNERLVRPARVIVAQ
- the dnaK gene encoding molecular chaperone DnaK — encoded protein: MGKIIGIDLGTTNSCVSVMEGKEVKVIPNAEGARTTPSIVAYTDDEILVGDSAKRQAVTNPENTLFAIKRLIGRRADDKVVAKDKDMVPYEIIAADNGDAWVSVKDKKLSPQEVSARTLMKMKKTAEDYLGHEVTEAVITVPAYFNDAQRQATKDAGKIAGLEVKRIINEPTAAALAYGMDKVKDDSKIAVYDLGGGTFDISIIEVADLDGEKQVEVLSTNGDTFLGGEDFDNVIVEYIADEFKKDQNVDLKLDKLALQRVREAAEKAKIELSSREQTDINLPYVTADATGPKHLNMKITRAKFESLIDDLVARSIEPCRIALKDAGLSASEIDDVILVGGSTRVPMVQAKVKEFFGKEPRKDVNPDEAVAMGAAIQGGVLSGDVNDVLLLDVTPLSLGIETMGGVMTKLIEKNTTIPTRKSQVFSTAEDNQSAVTIHVLQGEREISTGNKSLGQFNLDEIPAAPRGVPQIEVTFDIDANGILNVSAKDKNTGKEQHITIQASSGLSDDEIEAMVKDAEAHAEEDKKMKELVEARNQADAMVHATNKMIKDGGDSITAEEKAPVEEAIKAVEDAIKGDDKAAIEASVQKLAEASQGIAQKAQAQQQAGGADDAAQKQGSKNNDDDDIVDAEFEEVDDKK